CCGGAAAACATAACGATTTAGACGATGTTGGCCGTGATACCTATCATCACACGATGTTTGAAATGTTGGGAAACTGGTCATTTGGCGATTATTTCAAGAAAGAAGCCATCGGGTTTGCTTGGGAACTGCTTACAGAAGTGTATAAAATTCCGAAAGAAAATTTATACGTAACCATTTTTGAAGGTGATGCTTCCGAGAATCTGGAACGTGATCAGGATGCCTATAATTACTGGAAATCGCATATCGACGAAAGCCGAATCATCAACGGAAACAAGAAGGATAATTTCTGGGAAATGGGGGAGAGCGGACCTTGCGGACCATGTTCAGAAATCCATGTAGATTTAAGATCTGAAGAAGAAAAAGCTAAAGTTCCCGGAGTTGATTTAATCAATAATGACCACCCGCAGGTCGTTGAAATCTGGAACAACGTTTTCATGGAATTCAACAGGAAAGCCGACGGAAGTTTAGAGAAATTACCGGCACAGCACGTTGATACCGGAATGGGTTTTGAGCGTCTGTGTATGGCTTTGCAAGGCAAAAAATCGAATTACGATACTGATGTTTTCACACCTTTAATTGCTAAAGTTGAAGAACTTTCAGGTAAAAAATATACGGGAATTTTAGAAGACGAAAAAGATATCGCAATCCGTGTGGTTGTCGATCATATCAGAGCGGTTGCGTTTGCAATTGCGGACGGGCAGCTGCCTTCCAACGGCGGTGCCGGTTATGTGATCAGAAGAATTTTAAGAAGAGCGATTTCATATTCTTACCGTTTTTTAGGAATGAAAGAATCGTTCCTTTTCCAACTGGTGGCAGTTTTAAGAAATGAAATGGGAGATTTCTTCCCGGAGTTGGTGAAACAGCAGAAACTGGTTACAGAAGTGATCAAAGAAGAAGAATCTTCCTTCCTGAAAACCATCGAACACGGTCTGAAGCGAATTGATTTAATCATTAATGAAACCATTTTCAGAAACGAAAAAACACTTCCGGGTGCTGAGGTTTTTGAACTTTATGACACATACGGATTCCCGGCAGATTTATCAAGAATTATCGCTGAAGAAAAGCAGCTGACGGTTGATGAAAAAGGCTTTGATGAAGAAATGGAAAAGCAGAAACAGCGTTCCAAGAAATCATCTGCGCAGAAAGTTCACGACTGGGTGATTCTGGAAGAAAAGCAGGAAAGTTTCGTTGGTTACGACCAGACAGAAGCTGAAACATATATCACGCGGTACCGTAAAATCGAGAATAAGGACGGTGAATTTTATCAGATCGTTTTATCGAAATCTCCGTTTTATCCTGAAGGCGGCGGTCAAGTTGGCGACAAAGGAATTCTTATTCCAAGTTATACAGAAGGCTTTGATATTTCAAGTCCTGATGTTTTTAATATTACCAATTGTGGCGATATTATTGAGGTTTTAGAAACCAGAAAGGAAAATAATCTGATTGTTTCCCTGATTAAAGATTTACCGAAAGATGCTGGCGCTGTTTTTTATGCAAAAGTAAATACATCAGACCGCAAAAATACTCAGGCCAACCACTCGGTGACGCATTTATTACACGAAGCTTTACGTGAAGTTTTGGGAACTCACGTGGAACAGAAAGGTTCTTTCGTAGGTCCTGATTATCTCCGTTTTGATTTTTCACATTTCTCTAAAATGAGCGAAGAAGAACTGAAATTGGTGGAAGAGAAAGTTAATGTAAAAATCAAGGAGAATATTGCATTGCAGGAATTCAG
The window above is part of the Kaistella faecalis genome. Proteins encoded here:
- the alaS gene encoding alanine--tRNA ligase, translating into MTSQQIRQQFLDYFKEKGHLIVPSAPIVRKDDPTLMFSNSGMTQFKDYFLGYKEPKAPRIADTQKCLRVSGKHNDLDDVGRDTYHHTMFEMLGNWSFGDYFKKEAIGFAWELLTEVYKIPKENLYVTIFEGDASENLERDQDAYNYWKSHIDESRIINGNKKDNFWEMGESGPCGPCSEIHVDLRSEEEKAKVPGVDLINNDHPQVVEIWNNVFMEFNRKADGSLEKLPAQHVDTGMGFERLCMALQGKKSNYDTDVFTPLIAKVEELSGKKYTGILEDEKDIAIRVVVDHIRAVAFAIADGQLPSNGGAGYVIRRILRRAISYSYRFLGMKESFLFQLVAVLRNEMGDFFPELVKQQKLVTEVIKEEESSFLKTIEHGLKRIDLIINETIFRNEKTLPGAEVFELYDTYGFPADLSRIIAEEKQLTVDEKGFDEEMEKQKQRSKKSSAQKVHDWVILEEKQESFVGYDQTEAETYITRYRKIENKDGEFYQIVLSKSPFYPEGGGQVGDKGILIPSYTEGFDISSPDVFNITNCGDIIEVLETRKENNLIVSLIKDLPKDAGAVFYAKVNTSDRKNTQANHSVTHLLHEALREVLGTHVEQKGSFVGPDYLRFDFSHFSKMSEEELKLVEEKVNVKIKENIALQEFRNIPIAEAMEKGAMALFGEKYGDSVRMIQFGSSKELCGGTHVKNTGEIGYFKIQNESSTAAGIRRIEAISGDKSAEYFKNLETQIKEISALLKSKDLAKSVEKLIEENSVLKSEIESLKKEKAKGETANWKNDFAESGDKKLLVKKVSMDAGSVKDIVFQLKKEIENSVIIIISDADHKPMITVGVSQDLETKYHAGNIVKELAKEIQGGGGGNPGFATAGGKNLAGIENAYQKALEI